The genome window ATAACTTGCAAAAGCACTCAAGAGCAAAATTTAGTTGGAATCTTGTTAAATTTTTCATGACTATAAGAGATATAAGCATTAAATTAAGAAGTGATATGTAAGACAGTTTCTAATTATGTGATGTTCCCATTATGTGATGTTATTCATGCTGTTGTTTTTTAAGATAAGGCACAGACTAGTCATGGACCAATAAAATATGCTTGGGACTTACAGGAATTTAAATACATATGCAGAAAACTTGAGTATCTTTCAGCAAGCCATACTGAAAGTGAACCCCCAACCTACTTATATATCAATATAACTACATTAGAATGACCCTCACCAGGGGGAATTTGGAGGTATAATAGTACTtctattttgtgtattttctttaCATAGTTGATCTTTGTCCTGCTTCATcaaattttatgttttgttttctggctGCTTCAGTATTGCTCCTCAGATCAGATTTATCTGCATTACTACTGTTTGTCATTGTGGATTCTGCTTCTGTGCCTTCAGGAGTTGCTCCAATGGGGCTCAGAATTTTTGCATTCTCCGCTGGGGGCCGCTTCCAATGGGGCCTGCTTGCCATCCACAAAATAAGTGAACCAAATATGACAAGCAAAAGACCAAGGCAGTTGACCAAAATTGCTTCTGGTGGGGATTCACTGTATGcaggatttttcctttgaaaggggaaaaagaaagaagaggtcAGAAAAGATTGTTTTAAAGACAATCCTGGTATAAAAACAGCAGTCTCCAGCTAGGTAGGTCTTTtaatacaaacaaaacaaaacagtgtcCCAATACTGGATGCTTACTATTCTGGGCAAATGGAAGTGTATTTGCAACAAATAACCTTAATAAACAAGTGGAAACAAATACTTACAAAGCAAATATAAGCTTTTCTGTGATTCCCATGAGGGCTGTTGCAATCACTGTTGCAAAGATGGTGAGACCTGAATAAACGTGTATTGGCATGAGAGCTGCGCGGAGACGAACTGGAGCGAACGGGAGCAGAAAGACAGCAAAACCCACAAACAGCTACAACCACAAGAGATTCATAGTTAGGGCTACATGGAAAACAAGCTGCACTTCTCAAGCAGAACAAAAATAGTCATAAAATTCCATTCTATTATGTCTTCAggtaaaaatttgaaaataattggcatttctgttttttaatgtgtttcctatcaaaatcaaagcaaaattcTGGATTAGGACTTGGGAagcagattttaaatattttataaagcaTCCTACATGATATCAGTGTCTAAACTTACTGATAGTGCTCAAACTTCAGTGTCACTAATGCACTAATATAATAAAGGTGTGAGGAGCCACACTGTTACAGTCTTGTCAAGTCCTGTTATCTGCTTCTTGCAGATTTGCACATAAAGGAACATCAAAAGACAGTCTAACCTTCTGACTTGAGtggattaaataattttatcttgtTAGAATTTCAGTTAAATTTAAGTGCCTATCTTTAGAAGGGGAATGGTCTCTCAATATATTGATCACATGGCATTTACAGTGGCATCAAGTTGTTCAGGGTCATTAGTCCTCCTATTAGCACTAATTTTGTGATGGAAAATAACCTATCATGTCCCATGGTTGCATCCACAGGCTTGCCCAGTCATGCTGAGGTTGCAGCCCTTCTTTAGTTTGTTTTACTGTTACTCACCCCTGCTGCTAAATTAGGCCCAATGCATGAATTTGTATTTCATCCTGCTTTAACTCAGTTCTTGAGTTTTATCTTTCCATAATGGATTAGAGAGCCTGGTATTTTCTCCCTGGGAAGCTTTTTAGTACGCCATAATCAAATCATCTCTTAATCTTAGATCTGCTAAACAGCTGGAGTTTTTAAAGTCTTGCAATGGAAAATAGCTTTTCCAGCCCACAAATTACTTTTCCAGAATTTCtttgggtttgttggtttttactTTTCTACATTTTTGCCCTATTCTTAAATTTAAGTCAGTGTACTATACTGTATTAACCTACATTTGGCTAATTACAATATAGTTACagtatttcaaattaaaaaggCAGGCAGAGTATTATGTGAGCATACGACTGACATGTCCCTTCTGGTAAGTGCCAAGTGATTTCTCTGTTAACAAAGATACTGCTTTATGACTATTCTTTATAGTGCTCAGTTGCTCAACAAACATCAGTCTCTGACTGGAGATTTACGTCCCAGATTGGAGGAAGGAACACTGAGAATCTTTTGATGTGACAGGTGAGGCATTAAGTGCCATTGATCATGTTTATAGTAGCAAAATGAAAAGTAGAACTAAGATTTTAGTCACAATTCTTCATTTAACCATTAGAAAAAATACTGATACTCAGTGATGTGGCAGCACAGACTTCCTTGAAATAGTTGCATTATTAGGACAAACTTAATTTTAACGTTTTTTCTTATTCATTCATATtcattcttatttatttattcagctgTAGAGAATATACTCAGCAATGCTGCAAcatgctttccttttttataaatattaaaaacactATTTCAACACTATTTCCTGTACCTCTTGGCCTGAGCAGTGAAGAATAAACTCCAGAACCCAAATACCTTAGCTGAGGCTTTTTTGTGCTTGATCATAGATAAttaagtctttttttctttttagtgttttgggaaaaaatatttgaaggagcaaaataaatttccatTGTGTAATAACAGTATAGGGAGTTCAGAATGCATATGCAAAGCATCTGTATGTGTTCTGTAAATTTCAGGGCATGGTTGCTCTTCTTTGCCAAATGCAAAACACATTAAGTTAGCTCATTTTACATTACAATAATGCTAATTCTCTGCCAAGAGGAGCAGTTAGAAGCATGCCCACAAACATCTATCAAAGTTCTGCTGATTCAGGAAAACTGGTTAGCAAGTAGTAGCTCATTCAGGCATCAGATCCTTTACATCTCTACTGCTCCCTGATGCACTTGTTTTGCTGATTAGAAAAGTCTTGAGGCCAAGAAATCACTATTTAAATTTATGatagctgaaaaacaaaaacaaaacaaaacaaaattaaaaaaaaacaaacctaaaaaaCTACTTGTTACTTCATTTGAGACTTCCTTAATAAATGCTCTAAGTATATTTAAATATGCTGCCAACAAACCAAGTAACTTGCTGTAAGTTCAGGAGTTTATAGGGCTTAGAAACACATTACACTGTAACTGTATTGTGGGTTAATGGCCATTTTGccagcaaataaacaaaataggcttaaaaatgcatttttcttcaaagtCAGTGATCCAGTATTTGTACATTTACATAATAATTTGCCAAATCAGAGTGTCAAATGGCTATCCCAGTAGTTATGATGTACTAGCAAGAGCCTATTTTGCCTGAATTACTAAAAACATTCTTCAAATGTACAACCTGTTTATAAATAGTTAGATTCTGACCTGCAGAGAATAAAATATAACAGCAGCCAGCCCAATCCAGCTGTGCAGACTGTACATGTTAGGAATGTTCCCGGCATTGTGGAAATCAAACGCGGCTACCACGGAAACGATTGCAAGAATCATAGCTGTAGTATTTAATCCAGCATGTATGAACTTCATTAGGAGTTTGCTGCACTTCCAGGTCCAGGGCAATCTGTACACAATAATAgctgaagaaagaagagaaacaagattTTAGGCCGTatagaataatttctttcagatGTTAATAATTATGCATAATTCACATAGGGACATTGTAAATTACAGCAAAATCCAACCTTAAGTCTTCTAAAAAGTCTATTAAAAGGTTTTTTCTCATACACTTAGCATAGCATACTCTGAAAATACAGCTGAGGCTTAAATATAGCTTCTTAGGGATTTCTTCTCAATTataaaaaatcccacaaacttaaatgtgtttcaaaaaaaaaccccagaaaataaCTTGGTGTCATCTTTTCCTCAGTCATTAAATTGATTTAACAGGGATTTGGCATaggattttgatttttctgctaCTAGTCAGATTGGAGCAATATAGCCTGATTTTTATATTGAGAAAGcatgcagaattattttataatatttattctCTTTGCAACTTTGGATAATGCTATTCTCTAATTGCATAGATACTGATATGACTGTCTATTACATTGATATCAATAAGACTACTTTGAATGGGAAAATGCTCTTCAGCATAAGGGAATCATAATCTGACTTTAGAGACAAAAGTATTTAACAAATACAACTTGGCCTTCTTGGCTACCTGGGTacacactggctcatgttcagccagcaGGCAATAATATCCTGCATTAGACTATTATTAACGAACTTAGTACTAATGATAATGACTTCTaattttgtaaaacagatgTGTcaaaaggccccaaaacaaatttCAACATCCCATGAGGATATTCCTAATAAATTTTTCTTGCCATATGTCCCACAGTATTGTCAATAATTTATTCATGGTGCAGCAGAGTACTGGACTCTGtttgaagaaaatttaatgAGCATAGGTCCTTATCTCAGTTTTTAGTCTTTGATCTCAGAGGGCGAAGTCTGGGCTacaatttttatataatatttttttgttgtcaTCTAGCTGATTGAACTTCCAAAAGCACTATCAAACTCCCTAGTCACTTGTTCACATAGACTCAGATCTCTGTTTGGGCCTTGAATTTTCAAAGTTGTTTCCCATAAACATTACAGTAGAAAACCAAGGAATAACTGACTAATTTGGCCAGTTGTTAACAATACCATTCATTACCAAATGAGTAATAGTTTGGCCAGTTGATAACATTCATTATCATGTTACATGCCACAGCACAGTTCATAGACATGGTATTGTAGTTTGATTTAATCATCTTCATCTTTCCGTGAGGGCTTTGTGTGAACTTACACATTACAATTTCAGCAGATTTGGTTAATCACTGTGAAAAGATACAGTTTTATTTCCCCATCACCCCTTCTGTGTGCTTCTCCCGGCCTTTCTCATAACTGGTGCTTTTCTAACCTGCAGGAGGAAAGACGACAGTCTGGGGAACaaaggggagagaaggaagattcACCTTTCAGTGAGTACAGGCTCTTAAAAACTTACTGAGATGTGATATGTAACTTCATGTCAAAATTAAACAGCCCAGGTTAAAACATTCACTTAGAATGTTTGCTGGTGACACGGTGAAGCAGCCTCATAAAGAGCCTTCTCAAGGGAGAACATTTCTAGTACTGTTAAGAAATTTGACAGTCTAGGCACCCTGGACGGAGCTTTTTGACTCAGACCTTAATCCTGTTTTGAACTATGATTTTAAAACACATCACACAGAGCAGAGTTACCttgcaatatttttatatggCATGGGACATCTGTCCTTTAATAAAAGTCTAGAGTTATTGACTAACAATACAACATTTCCATCCTTTGTATAGACTAATAAACTCAGGAAACAATTggtttaattattattttaaatcctCTACTCAAATTTAAccaagtttttgttttttagctACACCTTCCTTCTTTCAACTACTTATCTTTCTTGTATGTGTCCAAAGAGCTATGTGATTTCTCACTCTCATCCAAATTGCTTTGAATTCAGTGGCAGACTTCCATCAGCCAAATTTGAATCAGATTCACAGTGGTATCTTATCTGTTGGTATTTCATCTGATATACTACAATACCTCTTCAGTCTCCAACTTTGCTTTTCCTATTATATGATAGGAGTTCCTCCCTAGATTATGCTGTGTTATTAGTGAATTCCTTGTATGCATGTGGTTTCTTAGCTATGGTAAACTTCCATTTACTGTATGTATATC of Zonotrichia leucophrys gambelii isolate GWCS_2022_RI chromosome 7, RI_Zleu_2.0, whole genome shotgun sequence contains these proteins:
- the LOC135450625 gene encoding plasma membrane ascorbate-dependent reductase CYBRD1, yielding MEDYGRFLAFLASSLLVGFVSVILSLVWVLHYREGLSWDGSAAEFNWHPVLIITGFVFIQGIAIIVYRLPWTWKCSKLLMKFIHAGLNTTAMILAIVSVVAAFDFHNAGNIPNMYSLHSWIGLAAVIFYSLQLFVGFAVFLLPFAPVRLRAALMPIHVYSGLTIFATVIATALMGITEKLIFALKNPAYSESPPEAILVNCLGLLLVIFGSLILWMASRPHWKRPPAENAKILSPIGATPEGTEAESTMTNSSNADKSDLRSNTEAARKQNIKFDEAGQRSTM